The region TTTCAAGAATATATGCTGGGCAAGGAGGAATGGATCCATATACTACAGCTGTTTCAGATATATATCAAGATTTATTTGGGGAAGGTATATTTACAGGAAAGGGAATCTATGATCTAAAAGTTTTTCAAAGATGTTTAAAAAAAGCTATACCAGAAAATACAGTACTTAGTCATGATTTGTTGGAGGGTAGCTATATTCGAACAGGTTTAGCTACGGATATAGAATTAATGGATGGGTATCCAGAAAAATATACATCTTATATGATGCGACTTCATAGATGGGTTAGGGGAGACTGGCAACTCATAAGATGGCTTAGTATAGGGAAAAACAATCCTATTTCAAACTTATCAAGATGGAAAATATTTGACAATTTAAGAAGAAGTACCCTTCAGATAAGTATTCTTTTACTTATTTTATTGGGTTTGACGGTTTTCCCAGGGAATACATACATTTGGATGGGATTGATGCTTTTAGTATTATTTAGTTCTCCTATAGCATCTTTATTGAATTATATAACAGATAACAATTTTATTAAAACTAGATTCAAACTCAATGGAGATTTGATTACAGGAGTAAAAGGAAGTTTTTATCAGGCTTTACTTACTCTTATGTTCATTCCCTATGAAGCTTGGTTAATGTTAGATGCCATTTTTAGAACCTTATATAGGGTTTGTTTTTCGAAAACTAATTTATTGGAATGGACAACAGCTTTTGATATGGAAAAGAAACTAACAAATGATTTGAAAAGTTATATTATTAAGATGAAGACGGGACCTATTTTTGGTGTGTTAACTATATTGTTAGGATATTTACTTGCACCACAAATATTTTATTTGTCGATAATTATAGGAGTACTATGGTTGATATCACCTATAGTAGCTTATGTGATTAGTAAAGAAACACTACAAACAGAAGAAAATGTAGATGTTGAAATCATAAAAAGAATTGGTAGAAAGACTTGGGAGTATTACAAGACTTTTACAAATGCTGAAAACAACTATTTGCCTCCTGATAACTTTCAGGAATATCCATACAATGGGCTAGCTTATAGAACTTCTCCAACTAATATTGGTTTTTTATTATTGTCTATAATGTCTGCAAGGGATATGGGGTATATAACTACATCTAAAATGGCAATGTATTTAGATAATACTATATCAACAATTGAGAAAATGGATAAATGGGAAGGTCATTTATACAATTGGTATAGTACAACATCTTTACAAGCTTTAAAGCCATTTTTTATTTCTACAGTTGATAGTGGAAATTTTGTTTCTTATTTGTATGTTTTGAAAGAAGGACTTTTAGAATATCTAAAGAGTCCTCTAATAGATATCAAATTACTTGAAGGCATAGAAGATACGATGAAACTTATAGAGGATGAAAGGGTAAAAGAAGATATTTCTATATTAATAGGATTATTAAAATCAGAAAGCGATATAGAGTTAAAAGGAGTATATAATCAGCTAGAAAAGATAAAAGAGAAAGGTTTAGTTGATAAGTGGTTAGATAGTTGCTTGGATATGGTAGATAGTTTATTAGCGGAGTATGATAGCTATTTACCTAATGGTGAAATTATAAAAACATTAGAATATAATTTCGAGAAACTTGGTAAAGATACTTCTCTATATGATTTAAGGGATTATTATATTAATGCATTACAAAATGTAGTAGATGAAAAGCTAATAGATATTTTAAAAAGATGGTATAACAATATAAATGAATTGATTTTAAAAATAGAAAATATAATTTCTAGAATAGACATTTTAATTGAAGATACAAAGTTTGCTCCTCTATATGATAATAAAAAAGAATTATTTTCCATAGGTTATTTTGTTGAGGATAATAAAATGGTAAATTCCTATTATGATTTATTGGCTTCTGAGGCTAGAATTGCTAGCTATATTGCCATATGTAGAGGGGAAGTGCCTAAAAAGCATTGGTATAAACTTAATAGGTCCCTTGTTTTATGGGATGGATATAGATGTTTAGCATCTTGGACAGGAACAATGTTTGAATATCTGATGCCTATATTGGTTATGAAAAACTATAAAAACACTTTGTTAGATGAATCATATAAGACTGCGATTAGAGCTCAAAGAGAATACTCCAGCAAAAAGGGTTTACCTTGGGGGATTTCAGAGTCTGGTTTTTTTGCATTTGATGTAAACCTTAATTATCAGTATAGAGCATTTGGTTTACCGCAATTGGGATTTAAAAGAGGTCTCAAGGAGGATTTGGTGATTTCCCCTTATGCTTCTATACTAGCACTCAATTTAGATAAAGATGATGCGATTTCAAATATGAAGAAATTAACAGAAGAAAAGATGGAAGGACAATATGGTTTTTATGAGGCAATTGACTATACAGCTAAAAGACTACCTGTAAATATGGGAAAGGCCATAGTTAAGAGTTATATGACTCACCATCAAGGCATGATATTTTTGTCTATAAACAACTATTTGAATAGAGATATTTTAATTGAAAGATTTCATAGAAATCCAGTAATGAAATGTGGAGAAATACTTTTACAAGAAAAAATACCTATGAATATAATAGTTGCTAAAGAAAAGGAAAATACTTTGGAATTGGGATATGAAGAAAGTCAAAAGAAGGAACTGGTACTTAGAAAATATAAAAAGGCATCGCTAAAGGATGTTAATTGTCATATTTTATCATCAGGCAACTATTCAATGTTTATAACCAATAGTGGAACAGGATATTCAAAGAAAGAAAACATTCATCTTTACAGGTGGAGGAAGGATTCTAAAGTTAGACCATATGGTTTTTTCTTATATGTAAAAGATTTAAATAATAACAAACTATGGTCTACAACATATGAACCAACTAAAGCAGAACCTAAAGAATATGAAGTGAGATTTTCAGATTATAAAGTTTCATATTTTAGAAGTGATGATGATATAGAAACTCAAATGGATGTTATTTTATTTCCTGAAGAAGATGGAGAAATTAGAAAAGTAACAATAAATAATCGTAGCAAGGACGATATCCTTTTAGAATTGTTTAGTTACTTAGAAATAACTGGGGATAGCTATAAATCTGATTTAGCACATCCAGTATTTAATAGTCTATTTATTAAAACAGAATTGATTGATGAATATAATGCTCTTCTAGCAAATAGAAGAAATAACAAGAAGGGTCAAACACCTACTTGGATGGTTCATGTTTTGGTTGGAGACGAATTGGAGGAAGGTGGTCTACAATACGAAACAAGTAGATCAAGTTTTATCGGAAGAGGAAATGAACTATCAAATCCAGAAGGAGCATATAAGGATTTAACAAATACAGTCGGAACTGTATTAGATCCTATTATGAGTTTAAAGAAGAGATTAAATATAAAAAGTGGAGAAAGTAAGACTGTATATTTCATAACAGGTATTTTTGATAGCAAAGAAAAAGCTATACAATTCATTAAAAAGTATAGGGATGATTTGAGTTTAGAAAGAGCTTTTGAATTAGCTTTTATTAGGAGTCAAACAGAGATTAGCTATTTAGATTATAAACAAGAAGACATCAAATTGTTTGATGAATTGTTACCAAATATCATTTTTGAAAATGGTGATAACAAAAGAAAAAACAATAATTTAATTGCAAAAAATACAATGGGGCAGGAAGGGCTTTGGGCATATGGGATATCTGGGGATAATTATCTAATACTTTTAAGGATTAAGTCAATGGAAGGCCTAGATACTCTTAGAACAATGCTAAAAGCTCATGGATATTGGAATCAAAAAGGATTGTTGGTAGATTTAGTAATATTAAATGAAGATGAAGGTTCTTATTTTGAACCATTATTTGAAAAGATTCATCAGTTAGTGTATGAAATTAGAGGTGGTTTGTCTAGCGGAAGGGGCAATATATTTATTATTAAGTCAAAGGATATAAATGAAAAAGGAAAAATACTATTGTTCAAATGGGCAGATATGATAATCAATGGGGAAGAGGGAATAGTTAAGGAAAGTGTCCTTTCAGAAAGTATTCCTTTTAAGGAGTTTAGCGAGGATATAGTTGAGTATCCAACGGTTTCAAGGCAATTAGACCTTAAATATTTCAATGGATATGGAGGATTCTCAAGGGATGGAAATGAATATACTATGATTTTATCTCCAAATATGAATACTCCACTGCCATGGGTAAATGTTATTGCAAATAGAAATTTTGGTTTTCTAGTAACTGAAAATGGTACTGGTTTTACTTGGGCACACAATAGCAGAGAAAACAAGCTAACACCTTGGTATAATGATCCTTATATAGATGTACCAAGTGAAGTCATTTATATAAGGGATGATGAAAGTGGTGAGATATGGAATATTACACCAGCGCCTATAAGGGAAAGTAAAGATTATATAATTACTCATGGTCAGGGGTATACACATTTTAATCATCATAGTCATGGTTTAGAAGAGAATTTAACTATGTATGTTTCACTTAAGGATAATGCAAAGATAAACTTAGTAAAACTAGTAAATGATTCTCTTAAGGAAAGAAAGTTATCAATTGTATATTATATAAGGCCTGTATTAGGAGTTACTGATGAGTTTACAGCAAAACATATTGAGACATATATGAATGAGAAGGGAAAGGTATTTACAGTAAAAAACACTACAAATACAGAATTTGCTGGTTCAAGTATTTATGTATCTACATCAGAAGATATAAGTAGTTTTACTGGAGATAGAAGTGAATTTTTTGGTTTATTAGGCAATTTTAAAGAGCCTGAAGGATTAAAGAGAGAGAGTTTTTCAAATACAACAGGACTGGGATATGATCCTTGTTGTGCTATACAAATAAATATTACTTTACCAATGAATACAGAAAAGGAAATAGTATTTTTATTGGGAGAGAGTATGGATGAGGACACGGGATATGAACTTGTTAAAGAGTATAGGGAAATAGAAAGGGCTAAAGAGGAATTTAAATTTGTAAAAAAATATTGGAGAGAAAAATTAGGAAAAATAAAAATTGAAACTCCTGATGAGTCTATGAATGTACTTATGAACAGTTGGCTTATGTACCAAACTATAAGTTCTAGACTGTGGGCAAGAGCGGGTTTTTATCAGGTGGGGGGAGCTTATGGTGCTAGAGATCAGATACAAGATGTTATGAATGCAACACTATTGTTTCCAGAGGAGTGTAGAAAACAAATACTTAATGTATGTAGACATCAGTTTCTAGAAGGAGATGTACAACATTGGTGGCATCCTACACCTTTAACTGAAGTACATAAGGGTATTAGAAGTAGATATTCTGATGATTTGTTATGGTTGCCTTATGCAGTATCAGAATATGTAAAAATAACAGGAGATGTTGATATTTTAAAAGAAGAAATTCCATTTATAGAAAGCCAAATACTAAGAGATGATGAACATGATAGGTATGAGGTACCAAGTATTTCTAAAACTGTAGGTTCCGTATATGAACATTGTAAAAGGGCGATTGATAGATCTCTAATCTTTGGTGAAAGAGGAATACCTCTAATGAAATCTGGAGATTGGAATGATG is a window of Anaerosalibacter sp. Marseille-P3206 DNA encoding:
- a CDS encoding GH36-type glycosyl hydrolase domain-containing protein — protein: MSKMLAMYIGGFSILILLIIIIAIYLRDEEYKSIEIEDVLLTKEELMNHGRELGIRHNLGRKVDVKDFLISNLDKNFREIEKIYLKLNRDANENRELPRASEWLLDNFYILELQYKGIRRSLKSEKKMVLNVLKEGQLKGYPRVYILALELISHTEGAITENDIVNFVNAYQRENTLSIKEVSSISMMLSIALLEYTKNICEKIYKTKMIWDKADAISLSSVLDLESDMAYKLNMDTTFLQRIFIRLRKTGEDGKTAILDKKLNYLGTSIKTVIENEYNRQSITRLEIGNCITSLKNISNLDWESIFENLCIVEGILKKDPLQVYENMDLETKNYYRFHVEKMAKSLNTKETVVAKVALELAMNSYDKENGDKESHIGYYIIDKGRSKVFESLGKRDNRHGLYFKNEKPYTISILVLSLTVVFLLARYAFVNSGNFGMTILVFLVTFIPVLTICISIVNRVFFKIQKPVILPKLNLHEGIPEESKTFVVIPTLLPNEARVREMVEQIEVHFLSNKEKNLYFAIVGDFKDGDLEHTDSDEKIIETGLNLIRELNKKYSTDEDIFYYFHRCRTYSQGENKWMGWERKRGALVEFNSLILGDKDTSFSIVSSDINHLVDKIKYVITLDADTKLPLETAKKLIGTISHPLNIAKVDEERGIVTEGYGLIQPRIVVDVESSNKSIFSRIYAGQGGMDPYTTAVSDIYQDLFGEGIFTGKGIYDLKVFQRCLKKAIPENTVLSHDLLEGSYIRTGLATDIELMDGYPEKYTSYMMRLHRWVRGDWQLIRWLSIGKNNPISNLSRWKIFDNLRRSTLQISILLLILLGLTVFPGNTYIWMGLMLLVLFSSPIASLLNYITDNNFIKTRFKLNGDLITGVKGSFYQALLTLMFIPYEAWLMLDAIFRTLYRVCFSKTNLLEWTTAFDMEKKLTNDLKSYIIKMKTGPIFGVLTILLGYLLAPQIFYLSIIIGVLWLISPIVAYVISKETLQTEENVDVEIIKRIGRKTWEYYKTFTNAENNYLPPDNFQEYPYNGLAYRTSPTNIGFLLLSIMSARDMGYITTSKMAMYLDNTISTIEKMDKWEGHLYNWYSTTSLQALKPFFISTVDSGNFVSYLYVLKEGLLEYLKSPLIDIKLLEGIEDTMKLIEDERVKEDISILIGLLKSESDIELKGVYNQLEKIKEKGLVDKWLDSCLDMVDSLLAEYDSYLPNGEIIKTLEYNFEKLGKDTSLYDLRDYYINALQNVVDEKLIDILKRWYNNINELILKIENIISRIDILIEDTKFAPLYDNKKELFSIGYFVEDNKMVNSYYDLLASEARIASYIAICRGEVPKKHWYKLNRSLVLWDGYRCLASWTGTMFEYLMPILVMKNYKNTLLDESYKTAIRAQREYSSKKGLPWGISESGFFAFDVNLNYQYRAFGLPQLGFKRGLKEDLVISPYASILALNLDKDDAISNMKKLTEEKMEGQYGFYEAIDYTAKRLPVNMGKAIVKSYMTHHQGMIFLSINNYLNRDILIERFHRNPVMKCGEILLQEKIPMNIIVAKEKENTLELGYEESQKKELVLRKYKKASLKDVNCHILSSGNYSMFITNSGTGYSKKENIHLYRWRKDSKVRPYGFFLYVKDLNNNKLWSTTYEPTKAEPKEYEVRFSDYKVSYFRSDDDIETQMDVILFPEEDGEIRKVTINNRSKDDILLELFSYLEITGDSYKSDLAHPVFNSLFIKTELIDEYNALLANRRNNKKGQTPTWMVHVLVGDELEEGGLQYETSRSSFIGRGNELSNPEGAYKDLTNTVGTVLDPIMSLKKRLNIKSGESKTVYFITGIFDSKEKAIQFIKKYRDDLSLERAFELAFIRSQTEISYLDYKQEDIKLFDELLPNIIFENGDNKRKNNNLIAKNTMGQEGLWAYGISGDNYLILLRIKSMEGLDTLRTMLKAHGYWNQKGLLVDLVILNEDEGSYFEPLFEKIHQLVYEIRGGLSSGRGNIFIIKSKDINEKGKILLFKWADMIINGEEGIVKESVLSESIPFKEFSEDIVEYPTVSRQLDLKYFNGYGGFSRDGNEYTMILSPNMNTPLPWVNVIANRNFGFLVTENGTGFTWAHNSRENKLTPWYNDPYIDVPSEVIYIRDDESGEIWNITPAPIRESKDYIITHGQGYTHFNHHSHGLEENLTMYVSLKDNAKINLVKLVNDSLKERKLSIVYYIRPVLGVTDEFTAKHIETYMNEKGKVFTVKNTTNTEFAGSSIYVSTSEDISSFTGDRSEFFGLLGNFKEPEGLKRESFSNTTGLGYDPCCAIQINITLPMNTEKEIVFLLGESMDEDTGYELVKEYREIERAKEEFKFVKKYWREKLGKIKIETPDESMNVLMNSWLMYQTISSRLWARAGFYQVGGAYGARDQIQDVMNATLLFPEECRKQILNVCRHQFLEGDVQHWWHPTPLTEVHKGIRSRYSDDLLWLPYAVSEYVKITGDVDILKEEIPFIESQILRDDEHDRYEVPSISKTVGSVYEHCKRAIDRSLIFGERGIPLMKSGDWNDGMNNVGSKGRGESIWLGWFLGDVLQRFVPLCQMYNDVESIERYTNAIDEIKNAIDNNAWDGEWYLRAYFDDGTPLGSKVNDECRIDSISQSWGVISNLASEEKSIKAMNSLERYLVNGEEGIISLLKPPFDEGDLEPGYIKSYVPGVRENGGQYTHAAAWVIGAFALMGKGDKALKFFNMINPINHTRTFLECNKYKVEPYVLSADVYSREPHMGRGGWTWYTGSAGWYYKVGLEYILGFKKINDRLYIDPCISKQWQSYKIKYKYLETIYNIEVKNPYKINKGESNIKIDGKQLEEKYINLVNDGREHFVEVTIGSYKMNLNH